In Hymenobacter gelipurpurascens, one DNA window encodes the following:
- a CDS encoding arginase family protein: protein MATFLKELIRPTAELPEADVCLVGLPIDFGTVLEGGRAGAAGAPDAIRRELRRYHKTYNLEHNVHLDALRIADAGNLALNDFDHATNHQAIRQELARLLGQYPRVVVLGGSHDGTYSTVRGLVDAHGGQAVSGINLDAHADVKEKLAVLSSGTPFRKLLREGFLLGERFTEIGLHSNLNTWEDIDFLHQQNAHIVPLGHVQKDGMPEYMDRALRRFDGVGFVSFDIDGCAEAYAPAVSAPSADGFTPREATQAAFLAGKHADVRLFEVVELNPVFDRDNQTARLGATIITAYLTGLAAGKGA from the coding sequence ATGGCGACTTTCCTGAAAGAGTTAATTCGGCCGACGGCGGAGCTGCCGGAAGCGGATGTGTGCCTCGTAGGCCTGCCGATTGATTTCGGAACGGTGCTGGAAGGCGGCCGGGCTGGCGCGGCGGGTGCCCCCGATGCCATCCGGCGGGAGCTGCGGCGCTACCACAAAACCTATAACCTGGAGCACAATGTGCACCTCGATGCCTTGCGCATAGCCGACGCCGGCAACTTGGCTCTCAATGACTTCGACCACGCTACCAACCACCAGGCCATTCGGCAGGAGCTGGCGCGGCTGCTAGGCCAGTATCCCCGCGTGGTAGTGCTGGGCGGCTCTCATGATGGCACCTACAGCACCGTGCGCGGCCTCGTAGATGCCCACGGCGGCCAGGCGGTCAGCGGTATCAACCTCGATGCCCACGCCGATGTGAAGGAAAAGCTAGCGGTACTCAGTAGCGGAACGCCCTTCCGGAAGCTGCTGCGCGAAGGATTCCTGCTCGGAGAGCGGTTCACGGAAATCGGGCTGCATTCCAACCTCAATACCTGGGAAGATATTGATTTTCTGCACCAGCAAAATGCTCATATCGTGCCCCTAGGCCACGTGCAAAAGGATGGCATGCCCGAGTACATGGACCGCGCCCTGCGTCGGTTTGATGGCGTCGGATTTGTGAGCTTCGATATAGACGGGTGCGCCGAAGCCTACGCGCCGGCCGTGTCGGCGCCCAGCGCCGATGGCTTCACGCCGCGCGAGGCTACGCAAGCAGCCTTCCTGGCAGGCAAGCATGCCGATGTTCGCCTGTTTGAAGTAGTGGAGCTTAATCCGGTCTTCGACCGCGACAACCAAACGGCCCGGCTGGGGGCCACCATCATAACCGCCTACCTGACGGGCCTGGCCGCCGGCAAAGGAGCCTAG